Genomic segment of Paenibacillus sp. FSL R5-0623:
GCCGAACGAGCATGAAGCCGAGATTTTGTTTCAGGGCATGAGTCCGGCACAGGCATTACGTCAGTATCCTAACAAGTTGTTCATCACGGAGGGCAGTAAAGGTGTACGTTACTTTGATGGCACTGAGGAAATTTTAGTCCCAACTTATAAAGTTGAGGCTGTCGATACTACTGGGGCAGGGGATACGTTCAACGCTGCATTTGCAGTTGCTTTGGCAGAAGGGAAGGCCTTGCAAGAGAGTATACGCTTCGCCAATCGGGCTGCATCGTTGTCCGTCACCAAGTTCGGAGCGCAGGGCGGCATGCCGACGCGTGATGAAGTAGAGGAGAGCTTGTAATGAAAAGAAATGGCATGTTGAATAGTCACATTTCCAAGATTTTGTCTGACTTGGGCCATACGGACATGATTGCGATTGCGGATGCAGGTCTGCCGGTACCGGACGGGGTAGTCAAAATCGATCTGGCTCTCAAACTGGGAACACCAAGTTTTCGCGAAGTGGTGGAAGCGATCACTGAAGATATGGTCATTGAGAAAGTCATTGTGGCTGAAGAGATTCGCGAAGGCAATCCCGTAGCCATGCAATTCATCACAGAGAAATTTGGGGTAGAAGCAATCGATGCTTCGGTCAGCCACGAGCAATTCAAAGCATTAACACGGCAGGTGAAAGCAGTCATCCGTACAGGTGAAGCCACACCCTATGCTAATTGCATTTTACAATCGGGAGTCCATTTCGGTTAAAAGGAGGTTGCGTAATGCACATTCAGATGCAAGACATTCATAAAGCGTTTGGAACGAATCAGGTGCTGAGCGGAGTGGATTTTGAACTAAAGGATGGTGAAGTTCATGCCCTGATGGGGGAGAATGGAGCCGGGAAATCCACACTGATGAATATTCTGATTGGTCTCCATCAGAGAGACCAAGGGACCATCATGATCGACGGAGAAGAAAACTATTTTGCAAGTCCAAAGGAAGCCGAGAAACTGGGTATCACATTCATACATCAGGAGCTGAATGTATGGCCTGAAATGACGGTGCTGGATAATCTCTTCATTGGTAAGGAACTGACATCATCGTTCGGATTGCTTAATACAAGACAAATGAAAGCGCTTGCCAAAGAACAGTTCGCCAAGCTTTCCGTAGACATACCACTGGAACGCCCTGCGGGAGAGTGCTCTGTCGGGCAGCAACA
This window contains:
- the rbsD gene encoding D-ribose pyranase, which produces MKRNGMLNSHISKILSDLGHTDMIAIADAGLPVPDGVVKIDLALKLGTPSFREVVEAITEDMVIEKVIVAEEIREGNPVAMQFITEKFGVEAIDASVSHEQFKALTRQVKAVIRTGEATPYANCILQSGVHFG